A window of Belonocnema kinseyi isolate 2016_QV_RU_SX_M_011 chromosome 9, B_treatae_v1, whole genome shotgun sequence contains these coding sequences:
- the LOC117180415 gene encoding putative uncharacterized protein ART2: MIGRGDFEGSKSNVAMNAWPPQASYPCVSMHTEHQDEASFCPFALREVSVLAELSLGHLRYSLTDVPSQSTSPPGSVRSAIGRSLTPLLQAWF, from the exons ATGATAGGAAGAGGCGACTTCGAAGGATCAAAAAGCAACGTCGCTATGAACGCTTGGCCGCCACAAGCCAGTTATCCCTGTG TCTCTATGCATACTGAACATCAAGATGAAGCCAGCTTTTGCCCTTTTGCTCTACGCGAGGTTTCTGTCCTCGCTGAGCTGTCCTTAGGACACCTGCGTTATTCTTTGACAGATGTACCGTCCCAGTCAACCTCCCCGCCTGGCAGTGTCAGATCGGCGATCGGCCGAAGCCTCACACCACTCTTACAAGCTTGGTTCTAG